The following DNA comes from Methanothermus fervidus DSM 2088.
ATGTTTAAACGCTGTTATGAGATACTATGGAATTATAGAAAATACTAGGCATTGTACTTCAAATTATCCTGAAAAATGTGCCAAAAAATTTGTAGAATATGTAAAAGATAATTTTTCTCCTGAAAAAGTTGGCATTATAGGATTTCAACCTGCTTTTGTAAGAGAATTTTCTAATGAATTTGATAAAATATTCGTAACTGATTTAAATCCTGAAAATGTTGGAAGTGTGAAATATGGAATAAAAGTTTTAGATGCTAAATACAACCCAGAAATTATAAAATGTTGCGATGTCGTGCTCATAACAGGGTCTACTATCGCAAATAATACATTTAACAAGATATATGAAAAATGTAAAAAATACAAAACCAATTATATATTTTATGGTACTACAATAGCAGGAATAGCACATCTATTAAAATTAGATAGATTTTGCCCATTCAGCGATTAATTTATATTAATAGTTGGTTTTTAAAGTTAAATGTATGGAACTAATTACAATAATTGCAATATTTGTAAGTCTTTATATGGCATTTACAATTTCAGCTAATGATATCGGAAATTCGGTGGGTACGGTAGTTGGTAGTGGTGCTATCAATATTAAAAGGGCATTGGTTTTAAATTCTATTTTTGCGTTTTTAGGTGCTATATTTTTGAGTAAAGCCGTTACTGAAACCATAGGAAAAGGAATAATACCTGCTGGCATGCTTGACATTAAAGGTGCTTCTATCATTACCTTTACTACAGGACTTTGGATAACATTTACTTTGTGGAAAAAAATTCCAATTTCAGGTTCTGAAGCAATTATTGGGGCAGTAACCGGTTTTGGCGTTGCAAGTATTGGTATAGATAAATTAAATTTACAAACATTGTGGGTAATTATGTTAAGTTGGATTGTTTCTCCACTAATTGGCTTGGTTACTGGATACTTGACTTACAGAGCTCTTAACACTGTAATATTTACAAAAACTACAATGAAAAAAAGAAGTAGAATAGAAAAGATATTTAAATATCTTTTAATATTAACTTCTTGTGCTACAGCTCTAAGTATTGGTGCAATTGATATTTCAATTGCTACTAGTGTTTTATACATAACATTTGGACAAGCTGGATTAGAAATAAAAATAATTGGCGCCATTATGCTCATAGTAGGTATATTAATAGCAGGTAACAGAGTTAGTGACACAATTGGTAGACGAATAACAGAATTGGTACCAAGTAGATCATTTTCAGCCCAAATTTCAGCGGCTATTATATATGCACTTTTTGTGTATAATGGGATCCCAATATCGCCTACTCAGACACTTGTAGGATCCATCATTGGTGTAGGATTAGCATATGGAGTTTCAAGTGTTAAAATCGACGTTGTTAAAGATGTAATACATATCTGGCTCTTAACAATTCCTTGTTGTTTTACTTTAGCCATGGTTCTTAAGACAATTTCTACTCTTCTAATGTAGATCTCAGTGCCCTTATTATGTCACCATCAGATATTATACCTTTAATTTCATCATTCTCTTTTACAACAAGTTGGTTAATTATTTCGTCCTTATCACCATGTTCATACATTTTTTTAACAACATCAGCTAAAGTATCGTTAGGACTTACGCAAACAACATCTTTAACCATTATTTCCTTAACTTTTGTACCTAATTTGTACTTATCTAAGATCAAATTATGGCCGAGATCTGTTGCTGTTACTATACCTAACAATTTGCCTTTTTTTACTACAGGTAAAGCACTTATTTTATTTTTCATTAATTTTTCAAAAGCAAAAACAACGTCTTCTTCGGGATCCACAGTTATAACATTTTTTGTCATCACATCTTTAACCTTTATATTTTCCCACATCTTTATGCACCAAATCTTCTGTTAAGGACTTGACAATCGAGTCAATAGTTGTAACTACATCAATATTTTCAATTATTGGGATATTATGTTTTCTTGCTTGCATTTCAATATAATCATGTATGCGTCTTATAGCCCAGAAGTATTTTAAATATCTCTCTAAAGGTCTTCTTGCCCATTTTTGTCTGCAACGAGAATAAAATCTGCTTCTATGCATTTTTTCATCAGGAACTGTCAATACAAACATCGCTACATTATTTTTATTAATTAGTTCTTCCCTTATAAATCCAGGAACAAGGTGGGCACCTTCTATGACTATACTTATACCTTCGGTAAGTGCTCTTTCAATTACAGCTTCAATGCCGACGGTCACCACGTTTACATGGTCTCTAAAGCCAACTAAAACTTCATCAAACTCTACAGGTGCAGGTGTCCTTAAAGATTTATAAGCTGTAAAAGTAGATTCATGAAGAGAAGGTATTAATTCTTTAGATATCATCTTTCTCATGACTTCTCGTATCATGTCGGTGCTGATCATGTTTCTTATTCCTAATCTATTTGCAACTTCGAATGCTATTGATGATGTTCCAACACCAGAAGCTCCTGCAATCAATAAAATTAAAGGTTCCTTATATTCTCTTATTTTTCTCCATCTTATATATTTTTCAGCTATTTTTTCATCTTTTTCCTTTAATTTATTGTATACAATTTTTACTAATTCATCAATAGTTACAATTTTCTTTTTTTCTTTTTTAAGATAAGACTCTACTTCTGCTGCAAGGAGGTAAGCATCTGTAGGATCCATCCCTGATCTCGTCAGTGATCTAGCCAATACACCCTTTGAAAATGGTTCTCTGTATTTTTTTCCAGCTACTTTTCCTTCCACTAGAATCATTATTTATCACCTAATTTTGATCCATTTACAGTTTACTTCTCCATCTAAATCTATAACTGCAACCTTGCCTTCGAAAGCAGGGCCTGTGTTGATTATTGTTGTGTTTCCTAGTTGGTCAATACCTCTAGCTTCATGTATATGAGCACATATATTAACTTTAGGTTGGTACTCTTCTATTATTTTTCTTATAGATTTACTACCAACGTTATCACCACTTTGTATTTGATCAACTTTTGTGTTGTAAGGAGGCGCATGTGTAACAAGAATTGTCGTATCCTTTGAAATAATATTTTTTAAGCTATTGTATATTTCCTTCTCTTGAAATTCAAAAGGCGTGTCAAAAGGCGTTGGATTTGATCCTCCAAATCCACATATTTTTATACCTTTAATTTCTATAGCGTTGTTGTGAATATTGATTGTACCAGACTTTTCTATGATATCCACAGTTTCTGGTAAGTCACAGTTACCTGGCAATGCTAGCACAGGAACATTGTAACTTGTTAACTTGTTTAATATTTTTTCTGCTAACTCTACTGGTCCAAAATCAGTTATGTCTCCAGAAACTATTATGAGATCTATTTCTTCATTTAAATTATTTAATTCTAATAATTTTCCGTGAAGGTCACTAATTCCAAGAATTTTCATATTTATTCCCCAAAGAATGTTGCTATTTCTTTTAAACTTCTTTTAATATCTTCAGCTTCACCATATAAAACAATTATATTATCTTCTTCAAATTCTATTATCAAACCATGGTATTCCGCAATTTCCTGTATTCTATCTTCTGATATTGCCGTGTTTAAATTTACCCTTGTAACCATCATGTCCCTAGGAGCCCCTGTTATAAATCTAGATTTAATATTAGGAGGTCTATACACCTTTTCGCCTCTTATGACTTTTTTAAATTCCTCTTTCCACTTATTGCGATATTCTTTACTTATGTCCCCTGCAAAATCTAATAAAACTTCTTGTAGATAATTTAAAGATTCATTTATATTCTTTAATTCCTTAACAATTTTTGGATCGTTAGGACTAGATTTATATAGATTAATTAGAAATTTTGTATCTCTCATCTCCTTATTTATGGATTTTGGAAGATCTTTACCTCTTTTTTTTAAATCTGCATGTAATTTAAGAATTGTGAACCATATTTGTTCTAATATATCAGCTTTCATAGATGTCCTTCCAAAATATTTGATGAAATGTGATTCAATTTTGCACCTATTTCTTTTAACTCTTCTTTAATTTCATCTATATTGTTGTAAGATTCCAAAAACAAAACATGATAACATTTGGTGCCTGCAATATTGACTATAGCAATTTTCTCATTTTTTTTAATTTTATTCTTTTTCTCTAAAGCTGCTTTTAACTCTACAAATTTTATATATTCATCAGGTATTTCATCATATTTAAATACTCCCAGTAAGGTGGCTGTAAACATTTAATTTCCCCCAAAACATTTTTTTAATATATTTTTAAATATATCTTTTTTTTAAACAAAATTTTATGTTTCGAAAATTTTTTAGTGTAGGAATAATTTACATAATATTTTAAAAGGAAAAATAATTGAGGGTTTAAAAATATGAAAATATTTAGCAAGGCATTTAAAAATGGTGAGAAAATCCCTAAAAAATATACTTGTGATGGACAGGACATTTCACCACCTATCAAATGGGAAGATATACCAGAAAACACTAAAACTTTGGTTTTAATTTGTGAAGATCCAGATGCTCCAGGAAAAACTTGGGTACATTGGGTATTATTTAATATACCTCCTGAAATTGAAGAACTTCCAGAAGGCGTTGAAAATAAGGAAAAACTTGAAAATGGAGCTATACATGGAGTAAATGATTGGGGAAGACTTGGATATGGAGGTCCTTGCCCACCATCAGGTACACATCGATATTACTTTAGATTATATGCATTAGATACTGAACTCAAATTAGAACCAGGTGCAAAAAAAGAAGAAGTAGTAGAAGCCATGAAAGATCATATAATTGATCAGGCAGAGCTAATGGGAACCTATTCTAGGGAATAATTTTAGTATTATTTAAAATACATCATCAACAAACTTCTCTAGTGAATGTTTTTTTGTAAATTCTTTTTTCTTTTCTAAACCTCTTTTTGGTTTTTCTTCACTAAACATGTATGGAGACTTCACACCAGACACTATAATAGTAGTTCTTATTGTATTCTGTAATTCTTCCTCAATTTGTACGCCCCATATTATATTAGCCTCTGGATCTAATTCATCTGCTACTACTTGTACAATCCTTTCAGCTTCTTGTAATGATAAATCTGAGCTACCAGTAATATTAATTAATGCTCCTTTAGCGTTTGATATATCTAAATCAAGTAATGGACTGTTTAATGCTTCATGAACAGATTCTAATGCTTTATCTTCACCAGATTCAGACTCACCCATTCCAATCATTGCCATTCCAGAACCTTGCATAACACTTTTTATATCAGCAAAATCTAAACTTATGAGACCTGGCTTAGTTATTAGTTCAGTTATTCCTTTTACAGCTCTACTTAATATTTCATCAGCTACCATAAAGGCTTTGTTAATTGGTAAATTAGGTGCTACTTCCAATAATTTGTCGTTTGGAACCACAATAACAGTGTCAGCAGAATTTCTTAATTTTTTAAGACCTTCTTCGGCATTTTTTCTCCTGATAACTCCTTCTGCACTAAATGGCAATGTCACTACAGCAATTGTCAATGCTCCACATTTCTTTGCTATTTTGGATATTACGGGAGCTGAACCTGTTCCAGTTCCTCCACCTAACCCACAAGTCACAAATACCATATCTGCATTTTCAAGTTCTCTTGCTATTTCATCTTCACTTTCTTCTGCACATTCTTCACCTAGTTCAGGAATTCCACCAGTTCCTAAACCTCTACAAAGATTTTTACCAATTAAAATTTTCTTGTCAGCGACACTATAATATAGATCTTGGGCATCAGTGTTAACAGCAATGGTTTTTGCACCTTCAATACCTATTTTTGTTAGTCTGGAAACAGTATTATTTCCAGCTCCACCTGTACCAACAACATATATCCTTGATCTACTCTCTTCCATTATTTTTTTAAGTTCCTCATCTATAGAATTTTCACTTCTGATGTTAGGCTTCCCAATATCTTCTTTTTTTGCATTTTTTAATGCATCTTCAATAAGTTTCACATTTCTCCCTCACAAATAATAATGATATATATCATAAGTAAGTTGAGAGGTAATATATTTTTTACTTATCTTTAGGGTCTTGGCATTGCAATTATTTCATGTATCCTTAAATCAAAAACATTGTTCATGTGGGCTGGTGTCAGCACAAGAGATGTATCTGCACCTCTCCCTGTTCCCCCAATTGCAACTATTTCTCTATCTACAGGGATTAATCCGGCGTCAGCAGCCATAATACTTATTTCCACACAAACTTTAAATCCCTGTGAAATCATTCGAAGCGTTTCTGCCATTAATTCAACAGGAGTAATTCCACCAAATTTATTTGATATTCCTCTACCTACACCACTTAGTGCATGTGATGCTGTATATACTTTAACACCCATCTTTTTTAATTTATTTGCATATTTAGGATTTATTTCTAATTTTCCTTTTTCTGAAAATCCTGCATGATGTGTTATACTAACTATACTTACATCTTTAATCTTTTTTGCTACCTTTAATGCAGTTTTTCCACTAATTGATGCAACTACTATATCTTTAATATTTAACTCTTCGACCCTCTTTTTTACCAAATCTATGAGCTTATCCGTGTTCTTTTCTCCAGGTTCATCGAAATAATAAATATCTTTTTTCATTGTTTCCACCTTCAAAAAAGAAAAAAACTAGTCAATTCCAAATGACTTTAAAAGCAATTCTTCGTTCACATATCCGGCTCTGAAAACTTCTCCTGTACGAAGATCATTAATAATAACTTCTGCTGGTGCAAATATATTCTTATCAATTTTGTAAAAGTCAAACTCAGCTTCTTTGAATATCTCATAAAATGGTTTACCATATGAAGGAGAGGATGATGAAGGCAATTCTTTTGCTAATTTCTCTAAATCATCGCCTTCATCAGAATAAATATAATAATAAGTTCTGCCACCAAACATTACAGCATCATTTGTTCTTCCCATTGCTTTCACACTATCTTTTGTTATAGGAGCTATTGGAGCTATACCTGCTGCATATTTTATTTTATTTACGTCAAAATCAAGAACTTCCAACATCTTATATGTTCCATTCTCCACCACTCTTCCTGAAATTTGAATTGACCCAACTAAAGAAGAAGTAGGAGCTACCAAAACATAAACATTTTCTGGGGATACTTTACATTCTTTGGCAATTTCATCGACAACGTCAGTGTCAGGTAACTTATCAGATTCAAGGGCAAGTATAGCTACATCTGCATCGTCTTCATATTTAATTTTTTCATAGGTTTCTAATGGTTTTTTTGACAATGCGCGAGCGGGGCCAGACCCAAGGGCAGAGAAATCTCCAACATTTATAGACCACCCTGCCTTTTGGGAACCTAAGGTTGATATTGCAGGGAAAGAAGTTTTAATTTTAACAGACGGTAATGCTAACTTTTTTGATAAATCGCCAGGTATTGAAATCCCAACATCTGCTAATCCACCAAGACACACCTTAGTATATAATTCACCAGCTTTAAAACTACCTTCTGCATTAACTCCACAATCTAAAATTGTTGATCCATTATCTAATTTTTTCACTTTTATTTTTAGTTCCTTGGATTTTTCTATCATCTCATCTACAATTTTTTTTGCCCTTAAATTAACGCTTACCATTTTTTCTCACCTTTTCTGCATCATCAAAACAATACTCATAAATGTGTGCAGAAATACTATGAATTGCTAATGGTCCAACTTTAATATTTAATTTATCAGATATATATTTCGCCAAGATAGCCAGTGCAGCGGCGTTAGGCAACCATGCTTGGTAAATATCATGACTTCTCCAGATACCTGTTGTATGTAGCTTGTTATTTCTTATTTTAAAATCAATTGAAATCATACAAGGAACTTCCTCATTTTTAAAATCTATCTTAGGATCCCATGTCACTGCAGTAGCTCTTCTACTTTTCTTACATTTTTTCAAACGTTTTATAATAGCTTTAATTTGATCTACAGAAAAATGGTCTCTTAACCTATTACCATAAGTATAAACAAATCCTTTTTTATCTTTTTTCAAAAATTGATCTGTGTATTTTGAAAGTTTATCACCTCTCCAATAATAATCTTTAGGTATACTCAATAAAATTTCTTTGTTTGTAGATATAGGGAAAGGATAATTCTTAATTGGGTATTTAACTATCGTTAATATATTCAATAATTCCTTTGTAATTTGTCCACGTTCATCTTTAATTTTATGTCCTTTTTCCATAACAAGGCTGACAAGTTTCTCCCATGCATCGCTTATATTTTTTGCCTTAATTAGATATGGCATGTGCAGCTCTCACCATATTTTTTAATTTATTGAATGCAGACTCTCTTTTTAGGTTTCTTAATCCACAATCAGGGTCAATGACCATGTTCTCTTTACCAATTAATTCTATACCTTTTAAAATTCTTTTTTTAATTTCTTCTACACTTTCGACTTTATTTGTTTTTGTATTTACACACCCAAATCCTATCTTTTTTCCTTTTAAATCTACATCTTCCAATATATTTAAATTTTCTTTTGTACCTGCAAATTCACAATCAATTATGTCCACATTAAATTCTAATAACTTCTCAAATATGTCAACAATTGATCCACAAACATGCAATGAAATCGGTATAGAAACTTCATCAGTTATTGTTTCTATAACTTTTTTTGCAGTTTTTATATTTACAATTCCTGTAGATAAAATTGGTTCATCTATTTGAATCATTGCTATATCTAACTTTTCTAAGAATTTTGCTTCTACTTTTAGAGCTTCAGCAATATCAAACATCAAATTTTCTTTTGATTTATAAAAACCTTCTATTTTTGATGAATAGGCAAGAGTACACGGGCCAGTAATTATACCTTTTACTTTAACATTTTTTTTGATTTTATTTTTAAGTTTAATAGCAAATTTTACATCCTCGACAGTTATAGGATTTTTTGGAGGCAGTATTTTTCCGTATACTATTGCACTACCATTTACAAAATCCATGCCAGGAATTTTTTTGGCAAATATTTCTATCATATTTCCTCTAACTTGGCCATCTGAAATTATATCAATACCTGCTTTTATTTGATCAACAACAGCTAACTCAATAGCGGGTTTATATTTATCGTACATGCCAAAAATGTCCTGTATCTTTTCGATTAATGAAGTAGGACCCCTCGGATATGGAGGATAACTACCAACTACAGTTGTTAACATTTTCTCCCAACTTTCTTAATATTTTCTAATTCTTTTCTATCAACAGGTAATTCAATAACAAATGTACCATAACAAGGTTTTGTATAAGGTATCATTATTCTTTTATTTTTTTCATCTATGCCTATAGGAATAGGTGGTATACCTATAAGTCTTGTTCCCAAAATTTTCTCACCAGGATTGACACATAATACCTTAGCAGCTTTTTTCTTGATAAATTCAGCACAATCTTTAAATTTTGCATTTCTTAAATGTATTTCATGTTCTACTTCTCTTAAATATAATTCTATACATGTAGACATGTTACTCCATCCATTCGTCCATGAATGCATCAATTTTTTTTACTAAGGGTTTGGGGTTATGACGGGCTCTTGCCTGAATTATTTTAGAGTTTGTATTATGTTTTATTGTTTCAACCAATTCTTTTAATTCTTTTTTATCTTCATTAAAAACAATAGACAAAGATCCAACATTTAATATTTCATTAAAAGTTATAAAATAAGTAGCAGATGCATCATTTGAAATAAAACCTATTAAATAATCCCATTTATTTTTCTCAATTTCATGACTATCAATGTTTAACAATTTATCTATATATCTTCTCTCAGGATCTGAAATTTTTACTAAATTTAATGCTGCAGGATTTCCAGCAATGCTTACCTTACAATTTTTAATTTTTAATAAATAAGATGTATAAATTGTCAGTGGTGTTTGTATTGGATATTCAGGACATCCAAGCATAATTAATACTTTCATTTCTCATCAACCTTTATAACTTGTCCTACTATAAGTGAACTTAAAAATATGAAAGTTAAAAGGGCTGATTCATTAATTGATCTATTTATTAAGAAAATTCCTACAAGACCTTGTGAAACAAAGGCCGTTAAAACACCTATAAGTAATATCTCTCTACCAAGATATCTTTTTATTCCACCCTCACGTTTTTTCTTATAAATTTTGAGTAGTCTTAGACCTAAGTATGTAACAGAGACAAACCATAGGAGGAAGAAAATTAATACTAAAAATCCGAAGTCATATCCCCATCCAAAGATACCTGGTAGCATATAATCTATTGTATCTTTTTCATTGACCAAAACGCCATAAAAAATTGGATAAGGTAAACCAAATTTGACTATTAATGTAATAGGTAATGTAATATAACCATCAGCAAATCCAGAGGAAAATTCTCCCCAATAGGAAGTTGATGGATTATGACCTATTAAACCCATATTTTTAAGTACAAATTGCACACTAGGCAATGCATAATTTTCTATTCTTCCTATTCTAAGCAGAGGACTTAAAATTGGCATTTTAAATATACGTGATAACAATTCTAGGAGCATAAACATGGCTAGTGCGATAGTTGTAAAACTTAATACTTTACGAGGAGTTATTATACTTTTTCCTCCAAATGATTTAGATATGATAAACATCCCTATAAACAATCCTAAAAACCAAAGCACAAGAAATGATCTATGTATCATTCCACCAAAAATTGTAATACCTATTATCAATAAATAAATGAGTTCTCTAAGTTTTGAAGTTTCTATATTGAGTCTATCCATTATTTTTAAACCAGCTAAACTTGTAATTATAACTGCAAGTGCTATAGGACCATAAGGATGTGTAAATTCATGTTGTCCAAAATATAAAATCATCAGGAGTACATCGATTCCAAACAATATTGTTAAAACTACTGCAAGAAACAGTGCTACAAGGAAGACTGTTGACAATGTTATAGGTGTTAAATTAATGAGAAATATTGCCCCAGCATAAAGTATGATGGCTACTTCTAAAATTAACTGAAAATGATTTTGTGCAATTAATGGCAAGCTTTACCTCCCTTTTTTAGTTTTTGAATGATAAATTTTTATTTGCAAAACATTTAATTTGTGTCCAAATTTAAATATTTTTTGTGAAATATTTAAATTTATAAGCAATAGTTCATTAAAAATAATGTAAAATTAAAATTTTAAAATTGTTAAATAAAATGTAATAACGAGGCTAATTTTGGAGGTGAAGGATGATCGAAATTAGATTCCATGGACGAGGAGGTCAGGGGGCTGTCACTGCTGCCGAAATTTTAGCAAAGGCTGCATTTTACGATGGTAAATATTCCCAGGCATTTCCGTTTTTTGGTGTAGAGAGGAGAGGCGCACCTGTGTTGGCTTTTGTTAGAATTGATAATAAACCCATAAGAATAAGATATCAAGTTTACAAGCCTAATTATGTGATTGTTTTAGATGATAAATTAGTTGAAAGTGTAGATGTATTTAAAGGTTTACATGAACCTGCTGTTGTGGTTATAAATTCTAAAAATGAAATTAAAAAAGAAGGTGTTAAAATTTATTCTGTAGATGCTACAAATATAGCTTTAGAAACTCTTGGCAGCCCCATAGTTAATACTGCAATGTTAGGTGCATTTGTAGGTGCAACAAAAATAATAAAACTTGATTCCCTCATAAAAGCGATTAAAAATAGTTTTAAAGATAAAATAGGAGAAAAAAATGCTAAAGCAGCTGTAAAAGGCTATGAGAGCGTTGTAGGGTGATTCTGTGAAATTTATAGGAGTGATAGTTGATAAACCAGGAAGCACGATAAAAAATAAAACAGGTTCTTGGAGAGTGTTTAAACCAATTTTGAATAAAAAGAAGTGTATAAAATGTAACACATGTATATTGTTCTGTCCTGAAGGTTGTATAGATGAAAATCATGAAATCAACTATGATTATTGTAAAGGATGTGGAATATGTGAAGAAGAATGTCCTGTAAATGCTATAAAAACTGTAAAGGAGTAGGAGGACAAACATGGAAATAATGACAGGAAATAAAGCTGTAGCTGAAGCTGTAAAGCTAGCAAAACCAAAAGTAATTTCTGTGTATCCAATAACACCACAAACAACAATAGCAGAACACATTGCTGAATATGTGGCAAACGGAGAATTAGATGCAGAATATGTAAAAGTTGAATCTGAACATAGTGCAATTAGTGTGTGTGTAGGGGCATCAAGCACAGGAGTTAGAACCTTTACAGCAACTTCTTCACAAGGTTTAGCATTGATGCATGAAATCCTATTTATAGCTGCAGGTCTTCGTACACCTATTGTTTTGGCAAATGCAAATAGATCTCTTTCAGCACCTATCAACATATGGAACGATCACCAGGATAGCATAGCAGAAAGAGATAGTGGATGGCTACAATTTTATGTGGAAAACGCTCAAGAAGCACTTGATTTTACTTTAATTGCATATAAAGTTTCAGAAAACAAAGATGTTTTACTTCCTAGTATGGTATGTCTCGATGGCTTTATTTTAACCCATACAATGGAACCAGTCGCTGTACCATCACAAAAAGATGTTGATAATTTCTTGCCAAGTTATAAACCAGAAGTATTTTTAGATCCCGACAATCCTGTAACTATTGGTGCAGTAGCAGATCCTAATTATTATATGGAAGCTAGATATCAGATTGAAGTTGGAATGAAAAAATCGCTTAATGTGATACACAAGGCTAATAAAGAATTTAAAAAAATTTTTGGTCGTAAATATGGTTTTGTAGAAGAATACAGATGTGACGATGCAAAAATTGTATTGGTGGCAATGGGCTCTGTGTGTGGTACAATTAAAG
Coding sequences within:
- a CDS encoding protein of unknown function DUF364 (KEGG: mvu:Metvu_1077 protein of unknown function DUF364~SPTR: C9RH83 Putative uncharacterized protein~PFAM: Domain of unknown function (DUF364)), whose translation is MKIKEKIKKYLKSFTKDLLDEEIEIKVANPNLDTKKIKDYPLVKGKEILLRANFKGNFGDCFTNSPTVFKGKIKDILKHENISCQIACLNAVMRYYGIIENTRHCTSNYPEKCAKKFVEYVKDNFSPEKVGIIGFQPAFVREFSNEFDKIFVTDLNPENVGSVKYGIKVLDAKYNPEIIKCCDVVLITGSTIANNTFNKIYEKCKKYKTNYIFYGTTIAGIAHLLKLDRFCPFSD
- a CDS encoding phosphate transporter (COGs: COG0306 Phosphate/sulphate permease~InterPro IPR001204~KEGG: mth:MTH1885 sodium-dependent phosphate transporter~PFAM: phosphate transporter~SPTR: O27913 Sodium-dependent phosphate transporter~PFAM: Phosphate transporter family), translated to MELITIIAIFVSLYMAFTISANDIGNSVGTVVGSGAINIKRALVLNSIFAFLGAIFLSKAVTETIGKGIIPAGMLDIKGASIITFTTGLWITFTLWKKIPISGSEAIIGAVTGFGVASIGIDKLNLQTLWVIMLSWIVSPLIGLVTGYLTYRALNTVIFTKTTMKKRSRIEKIFKYLLILTSCATALSIGAIDISIATSVLYITFGQAGLEIKIIGAIMLIVGILIAGNRVSDTIGRRITELVPSRSFSAQISAAIIYALFVYNGIPISPTQTLVGSIIGVGLAYGVSSVKIDVVKDVIHIWLLTIPCCFTLAMVLKTISTLLM
- a CDS encoding putative signal transduction protein with CBS domains (COGs: COG2905 signal-transduction protein containing cAMP-binding and CBS domains~InterPro IPR000644~KEGG: mth:MTH1884 hypothetical protein~PFAM: CBS domain containing protein~SMART: CBS domain containing protein~SPTR: O27912 Conserved protein~PFAM: CBS domain), encoding MWENIKVKDVMTKNVITVDPEEDVVFAFEKLMKNKISALPVVKKGKLLGIVTATDLGHNLILDKYKLGTKVKEIMVKDVVCVSPNDTLADVVKKMYEHGDKDEIINQLVVKENDEIKGIISDGDIIRALRSTLEE
- a CDS encoding 2-phosphoglycerate kinase (COGs: COG2074 2-phosphoglycerate kinase~InterPro IPR005144~KEGG: mth:MTH1883 2-phosphoglycerate kinase~PFAM: ATP-cone domain protein~SPTR: Q49156 2-phosphoglycerate kinase~PFAM: ATP cone domain) codes for the protein MILVEGKVAGKKYREPFSKGVLARSLTRSGMDPTDAYLLAAEVESYLKKEKKKIVTIDELVKIVYNKLKEKDEKIAEKYIRWRKIREYKEPLILLIAGASGVGTSSIAFEVANRLGIRNMISTDMIREVMRKMISKELIPSLHESTFTAYKSLRTPAPVEFDEVLVGFRDHVNVVTVGIEAVIERALTEGISIVIEGAHLVPGFIREELINKNNVAMFVLTVPDEKMHRSRFYSRCRQKWARRPLERYLKYFWAIRRIHDYIEMQARKHNIPIIENIDVVTTIDSIVKSLTEDLVHKDVGKYKG
- a CDS encoding metallophosphoesterase (COGs: COG2129 phosphoesterase related to the Icc protein~InterPro IPR004843~KEGG: mth:MTH1882 hypothetical protein~PFAM: metallophosphoesterase~SPTR: O27910 Conserved protein~PFAM: Calcineurin-like phosphoesterase), which codes for MKILGISDLHGKLLELNNLNEEIDLIIVSGDITDFGPVELAEKILNKLTSYNVPVLALPGNCDLPETVDIIEKSGTINIHNNAIEIKGIKICGFGGSNPTPFDTPFEFQEKEIYNSLKNIISKDTTILVTHAPPYNTKVDQIQSGDNVGSKSIRKIIEEYQPKVNICAHIHEARGIDQLGNTTIINTGPAFEGKVAVIDLDGEVNCKWIKIR
- a CDS encoding Uncharacterized conserved protein UCP037052 (COGs: COG4010 conserved hypothetical protein~InterPro IPR017098~KEGG: mth:MTH1881 hypothetical protein~PFAM: Uncharacterised conserved protein UCP037052~SPTR: O27909 Conserved protein~PFAM: Uncharacterized protein conserved in archaea (DUF2096)), coding for MKADILEQIWFTILKLHADLKKRGKDLPKSINKEMRDTKFLINLYKSSPNDPKIVKELKNINESLNYLQEVLLDFAGDISKEYRNKWKEEFKKVIRGEKVYRPPNIKSRFITGAPRDMMVTRVNLNTAISEDRIQEIAEYHGLIIEFEEDNIIVLYGEAEDIKRSLKEIATFFGE